In a single window of the Papaver somniferum cultivar HN1 chromosome 8, ASM357369v1, whole genome shotgun sequence genome:
- the LOC113304219 gene encoding glutaminyl-peptide cyclotransferase-like, with protein MKRKKKPNFNNPINQSPSMVSPSSSSIRFKRRTLVILSSFLISLIVILYLTSNNNQKRKFIDDVVPLTDEFHSIEVVNEFPHDPKAFTQGLLYGGDDFLYESTGLYKQSSVRKVDIKTGKVEILQKMSDSHFGEGLTLLDDKLIQVIWLEPAGFIYDRHNLSKIGKFTHGMKDGWGLATDGKVLFGTDGSSSLYHLDPKTFKVLRNDVVRYKGHEVHNLNELEYVNGEVWANIWMSDCIARISQKDGTVLGWIILPELRKRLLTAGSRRIDVLNGIAWDSEKNRLFVTGKWWPKLYEIKLHPMKERLQAGDVATRCMRKYEFH; from the exons atgaagaggaagaaaaaacCCAATTTTAATAATCCAATCAATCAATCCCCATCAATGgtgtcaccttcttcttcttcaattagaTTTAAGAGAAGAACCCTAGttatcttatcatcatttttgatTTCTCTAATTGTTATTCTTTATTTAACATCAAATAATAATCAGAAAAGGAAATTTATTGATGATGTTGTTCCATTGACTGATGAATTTCACTCAATTGAAGTTGTTAATGAGTTTCCTCATGATCCAAAAGCATTTACTCAG GGGCTTCTGTATGGAGGTGATGATTTTCTGTATGAATCCACTGGTCTTTACAAGCAA TCATCTGTACGAAAGGTTGATATCAAGACTGGAAAG GTTGAGATTCTCCAAAAAATGAGTGACAGTCATTTTGGCGAGGGGCTTACTCTACTTGATGATAA GCTAATCCAAGTAATTTGGTTGGAACCAGCTGGTTTCATATACGATCGACATAACCTTAGCAAG ATTGGCAAGTTTACACATGGAATGAAGGACGGATGGGGACTGGCAACAGACGGAAAAGTCTTATTTGGGACTGATGGATCTTCATCTCTTTATCATCTTGATCCAAAAACATTCAAAG TCTTAAGGAATGATGTTGTCAGATATAAAGGTCATGAGGTTCATAATCTCAACGAGCTGGAGTATGTAAATGGCGAAGTTTGGGCAAATATTTGGATG TCAGATTGTATAGCTAGAATTTCACAGAAGGATGGGACTGTGCTTGGCTGGATTATCCTTCCAGAATTGAG GAAGCGATTGTTAACGGCTGGGAGTAGA CGAATTGATGTCTTGAATGGAATTGCATGGGATAGTGAGAAGAACCGTCTCTTTG TGACTGGAAAATGGTGGCCGAAACTTTACGAGATCAAGTTACATCCCATGAAAGAACGACTACAAGCTGGAGATGTGGCAACGCGTTGCATGAGAAAATATGAGTTCCATTAG
- the LOC113304218 gene encoding calmodulin-binding receptor-like cytoplasmic kinase 3, with product MTVAGIFILCFSMICPCWFPKKKDISEVNLAVEHSANSASSTEASISVENLPGSPVRVPASPFRVPPSPSRFSQSPRTTAVGSVHLNMSQVIKATQNFSPSLLIGEGGFGTVYRGLLQDGQVVAIKRAKKENLISLQAEFSSEVELLSKIEHRSLVRLLGYVDKGNERIIITEFVPNGTLREHLDGQRGKILDFYQRLEISIDVAHALAYLHLYAEKQIIHRDVKSSNILLTENLRAKVADFGFARAGPTDVEKTHISTKVKGTAGYLDPEYLRTYQLTPKSDVFSFGILLIEILTGRRPVEMKRASDERITIRWAFKTFNAGKAAEMLDPSMKEVVHTGILSKMFSLAFQCAAPTRGDRPNMKEVAEQLWAIRMNYLKSVKRGE from the exons ATGACAGTAGCTGGGATTTTCATTCTGTGTTTCAGTATGATTTGTCCATGCTGGTTTCCAAAAAAGAAGGATATATCTGAAGTTAACCTTGCCGTGGAGCACAGTGCca ATTCAGCATCCTCAACGGAAGCAAGTATTTCTGTTGAAAATCTCCCAGGCAGTCCAGTTCGTGTGCCAGCCAGCCCATTTCGGGTGCCACCTAGTCCTTCTAGATTCTCACAGTCGCCCAGAACGACTGCAGTTGGATCTGTACATCTAAATATGAGTCAGGTTATTAAAGCTACTCAAAACTTTTCACCATCTCTGCTGATAGGTGAAGGAGGCTTTGGAACTGTCTACAGGGGTCTGTTACAAGATGGTCAGGTTGTTGCCATCAAACGTGCAAAGAAG GAAAATCTTATCAGTTTACAAGCTGAGTTCAGCAGTGAAGTTGAACTGCTATCGAAAATTGAACATCGAAGTTTAGTTAGGCTACTTGGCTATGTGGACAAAGGGAATGAGCGCATTATCATTACAGAGTTTGTTCCTAACGGTACTCTTAGGGAGCATCTGGATG GTCAGCGTGGCAAAATTCTTGATTTTTATCAACGTCTAGAAATATCCATAGATGTGGCTCATGCACTGGCCTATCTTCATCTATATGCAG AAAAACAAATAATTCATCGAGACGTAAAGTCGTCCAACATTTTGCTGACAGAGAATTTGAGGGCGAAGGTGGCTGATTTTGGTTTTGCTAGAGCTGGGCCTACTGACGTTGAGAAAACACATATATCAACAAAAGTGAAAGGGACAGCGGGCTACCTCGACCCTGAGTACCTGAGGACCTATCAACTCACCCCTAAGAGTGATGTGTTTTCATTTGGAATTTTGCTCATAGAAATTCTAACTGGGCGTAGACCAGTTGAGATGAAAAGAGCTTCTGATGAAAGGATCACAATAAGATGG GCTTTCAAAACCTTCAATGCTGGAAAAGCTGCGGAGATGCTGGATCCTTCAATGAAAGAAGTTGTACACACTGGGATTCTGTCAAAAATGTTTTCTCTAGCTTTCCAATGTGCAGCACCTACACGGGGAGATCGTccaaatatgaaagaagttgcaGAGCAGCTGTGGGCAATCAGGATGAACTACCTGAAGAGTGTAAAGAGAGGAGAGTGA
- the LOC113304217 gene encoding CAAX prenyl protease 1 homolog has protein sequence MAFPYMEAVVGFMVVMYIFESYLDLRQHKAIKLPTLPKSLQGVVSNEKFEKSRAYSIDKSNFHFVHEAVSTLINTLILYCGVLPWLWTKSGEFLVSYGFNVENEIIHSYAFLGAVMIYSLITDLPFSLYSTFVIEARHGFNKQTLALFFKDQLKSILLSVVIGPPIVAAIIYIVQIGGPYLAIYLWSFMFVLSLVMMTVYPILIAPLFNKFTPLPDGELRTNIETLASSLNFPLKKLFVVDGSTRSSHSNAYMYGFFKNKRIVLYDTLIQQCKDEEEVVAVIAHELGHWKLNHTTYSFIAVQILTLLQFGGYTLVKNSKDLFQSFGFDTQPVLIGLILFQHTVIPVQSLVSFGLNLVSRAFEFQADAFAKKLGYTTALRGGLIKLQEENLSAMNTDPWYSAYHYSHPPLVERLAALDETDKKDK, from the exons ATGGCGTTCCCGTATATGGAAGCAGTAGTTG GATTTATGGTTGtgatgtatatttttgagtcttaCTTAGATTTACGACAACATAAAGCTATTAAACTACCAACACTGCCTAAATCTTTACAAGGTGTTGTTAGTAATGAGAAATTTGAGAAATCTAGGGCTTACAGCATTGACAAAAG TAATTTCCACTTTGTTCATGAAGCTGTGTCGACGCTTATTAATACACTGATTTTGTACTGTGGGGTATTGCCATGGCTTTGGACG AAATCGGGAGAATTTTTGGTGTCGTATGGGTTTAATGTGGAGAATGAGATTATTCATAGCTATGCATTTCTTGGCGCTGTTATGATTTATTCACTG ATAACTGATTTGCCATTCTCATTGTACTCTACCTTTGTCATTGAGGCTCGCCATGGTTTCAACAAA CAAACATTGGCTCTTTTCTTCAAGGATCAGTTGAAGAGCATTCTCCTTTCTGTGGTAATAGGACCCCCAATTGTTGCCGCAATAATATACATAGTGCAG ATTGGAGGACCATACTTGGCCATTTATTTGTGGTCGTTCATGTTTGTTCTGTCCCTTGTGATGATGACCGTGTACCCTATCCTAATTGCTCCACTTTTCAACAAATTTACCCCA CTTCCTGATGGAGAACTCAGAACAAACATTGAGACTCTTGCTTCCTCTCTGAACTTTCCTCTGAAAAAGCTCTTTGTGGTTGATGGATCTACAAGGTCAAGCCATAGCAAT GCTTATATGTATGGGTTTTTCAAAAACAAGCGTATTGTGCTGTATGACACCTTGATTCAACAG TGCAAAGATGAGGAGGAAGTTGTTGCTGTTATTGCCCATGAACTGGGTCACTGGAAACTCAACCACACTACCTATTCATTTATTGCTGTTCAG ATTCTGACTTTACTGCAATTTGGAGGATACACTCTTGTGAAGAACTCAAAGGACCTGTTTCAAAGTTTTGGGTTTGACACACAGCCAGTACTTATTGGGCTCATCCTCTTTCAG CATACTGTGATTCCCGTTCAAAGCCTTGTCAGCTTTGGCCTCAATCTTGTCAGCCGAGCTTTTGAATTCCAG GCGGATGCATTTGCAAAGAAGCTTGGTTATACGACTGCGCTCAGAGGGGGTCTTATTAAACTGCAG GAAGAAAATCTATCAGCAATGAACACGGATCCATGGTACTCTGCCTACCACTACTCTCATCCCCCACTTGTTGAGAGGTTGGCTGCGCTAGATGAGACGGATAAGAAGGATAAATGA